A single region of the Nicotiana sylvestris chromosome 6, ASM39365v2, whole genome shotgun sequence genome encodes:
- the LOC138870815 gene encoding uncharacterized protein — translation MELPICYGCGMRGHIQRHCHASRQGTGRGTVHSSSPVTATSSAPSPARVTLAPAGRGAARGGAQSSGGPSRFYAMSGLPTAEASPYVVTGILTVQSHDVYALIDPSSTLSYVTPFVAMEFGIELDQLHEPFLVSTLVGESIIATRVYRGCVITVRGRDNMADLIELGMVDFDVIMGMDWLYSCFAKLDCRTRTMRLEFPNEPIVEWKGDNVVPKGRFISYPKATKMIKKRCIYHLARITDTDAKAPSLESIPVVNEFPDVFPDDLPRIPLDREIDFGMM, via the coding sequence ATGGAGTTACCCAtatgctatggatgtgggatgaggggCCACATTCAGAGGCATTGTCATGCATCCCGCCAGGGTACGGGTAGGGGCACAGTGCATTCATCCAGTCCAGTAACTGCTACATCTTCAGCACCCTCTCCAGCTCGAGTTACTCTAGCACCCGCGGGGcgtggtgcagctaggggtggtgcgcAGAGTTCGGGAGGACCCAGtcggttctatgctatgagtggtctCCCAACTGCAGAGGCTTCTCCatatgttgttacaggtattctaactgtccaatctcatgatgtgtatgcacttattgaccccagttccaccttgtcctatgttaccccttttgttgccatggaatttgggatagaactGGACCAGCTTCATGAGCCATTTTTGGTATCTACTCTAGTTGGTGAGTCTATTATAGCTACTCGAGTTTATAGAGGTTGTGTCATTACGGTGCGTGGCAGGGATAACATGGCCGATCTTATTGAATTGgggatggtcgattttgatgtaataatgggaatggattggctttattcatgttttgccaaacttgattgtcggactagaacTATGAGGCTTGAGTTTCCTAATGAGCCcattgttgaatggaagggagataatgtagtgccaaAAGGTCGGTTTATTTCTTACCCTAAGGCCACGAAAATGATCAAGAAGaggtgtatctatcatttagcCCGTATTACGGACACCGATGCCAAGGCACCTAGCCTCGAGTCCAtaccagttgtgaatgaatttccggATGTCTTTCCAGATGATCTCCCTAGGATCCCACTagacagggagattgattttgggatgatGTGA